In one window of Armatimonadota bacterium DNA:
- a CDS encoding metallophosphoesterase family protein: MRILAFSDMHGDVRAVAAAASELAAADLVLLAGDITHFGGRRAAAELIGELRKHNQRVLAVAGNCDTPEAATYLADEGISVHRRHVIVGGLAVAGVGGSLPCPGRTPNEISESDFARYLGEAVAGVAAATPLVLLLHQPPFGAAIDRSHSGDHVGSHAVRTFVEDRRPLLCIAGHIHEARGQDRIGDSAVVNPGMLRAGYYASVAVSDGADEPETDAGQPTARPTCVVELKETA, translated from the coding sequence ATGAGAATCCTCGCATTTTCGGACATGCACGGGGACGTGCGGGCTGTTGCCGCCGCCGCTTCGGAACTGGCCGCCGCGGATCTGGTGCTGCTGGCGGGGGACATCACGCATTTCGGCGGACGGCGTGCGGCGGCGGAGTTGATCGGCGAACTGCGCAAGCACAATCAGCGCGTGCTGGCAGTTGCCGGTAACTGCGACACGCCCGAGGCCGCAACTTACCTGGCTGACGAAGGCATCAGCGTCCATCGGCGGCACGTCATCGTCGGCGGTCTCGCGGTCGCGGGCGTCGGCGGCTCCCTCCCCTGCCCCGGCCGGACGCCGAACGAGATCAGCGAGAGCGACTTCGCGCGATACTTAGGCGAAGCGGTCGCGGGTGTCGCGGCTGCGACGCCTTTGGTGCTCCTGCTTCACCAGCCGCCGTTCGGCGCGGCCATAGATCGTTCTCATTCCGGCGATCACGTCGGGAGCCACGCCGTGCGCACGTTCGTCGAGGACCGCCGGCCGCTGCTGTGCATCGCCGGGCACATCCACGAGGCGCGCGGGCAGGACCGCATCGGCGACAGCGCGGTCGTCAACCCGGGGATGCTGCGGGCCGGATACTATGCATCCGTCGCGGTCAGCGACGGGGCCGATGAACCGGAAACAGACGCGGGGCAGCCCACAGCGCGGCCTACCTGCGTTGTCGAACTGAAGGAGACAGCGTAA
- a CDS encoding Gfo/Idh/MocA family oxidoreductase has protein sequence MASEKAQARVAFIGCGGHATRSLLPCVHEIPEMDLVATCDLKAELAEDRARRFGARTWYTDFHRMLDEQRPDGVVICGVPQMHYELGLACLRAGFPIFVEKPPAMDAACAQEMADAAAQADLFGMVAFMKRHAAAYLMARDIVSRPEFGGVNIVEARFGQGPYPQIWGIESAARSFLVGQVVHIFDLVRMFGGDVAEVHARYVEKTPNHFGYVADLQFANGAIGLVNLNGLENRAAFRDFTERLAISGHENYVQVDDMLSVHFQAAEDWFVPPPGFHVGKQSHHFQPTGPGAPSMSWLLGYVGELRAFAVSLLTREPARADLTDGAKALKVGEAVWRSIQEGRAVALD, from the coding sequence ATGGCATCGGAGAAGGCGCAAGCGCGCGTGGCGTTTATCGGCTGCGGCGGGCACGCGACCAGGTCGCTGCTGCCGTGCGTGCACGAGATACCGGAGATGGATCTGGTCGCCACGTGTGACCTGAAGGCGGAGCTTGCCGAGGACCGCGCGCGGAGGTTCGGGGCGCGGACGTGGTACACGGACTTCCATCGCATGCTCGACGAGCAGCGACCCGACGGGGTGGTGATCTGCGGCGTACCGCAAATGCACTACGAGCTGGGCCTCGCATGTCTGCGCGCGGGTTTCCCGATCTTCGTGGAGAAGCCGCCGGCGATGGACGCGGCATGCGCGCAGGAGATGGCGGACGCGGCAGCGCAGGCGGATCTGTTCGGCATGGTAGCGTTCATGAAGCGCCACGCCGCTGCGTACCTCATGGCGCGGGACATCGTCAGCCGGCCCGAGTTCGGCGGGGTCAATATCGTCGAGGCGCGCTTCGGGCAGGGCCCATATCCCCAGATCTGGGGCATCGAATCCGCGGCGCGCAGCTTTCTCGTCGGCCAGGTGGTGCACATCTTCGACCTGGTGCGGATGTTCGGCGGCGATGTCGCGGAAGTCCACGCGCGCTATGTCGAGAAAACGCCCAACCACTTCGGCTACGTGGCCGACCTCCAGTTCGCGAATGGCGCTATCGGTCTGGTCAACCTCAACGGCCTCGAGAATCGCGCGGCCTTCCGCGATTTCACCGAGCGCTTGGCGATCTCGGGGCACGAGAATTACGTCCAAGTGGATGACATGCTCTCGGTTCACTTCCAGGCCGCCGAGGACTGGTTCGTGCCGCCGCCCGGCTTCCACGTCGGCAAGCAGAGCCACCACTTCCAGCCGACCGGCCCTGGCGCTCCGTCCATGAGCTGGTTGCTGGGGTATGTTGGGGAACTCAGGGCATTCGCCGTCAGCCTGCTCACGCGCGAACCCGCGCGCGCCGACCTGACGGATGGCGCCAAGGCGCTCAAGGTCGGCGAGGCGGTGTGGCGAAGTATTCAGGAGGGGCGCGCCGTCGCCCTCGATTAA
- a CDS encoding PD40 domain-containing protein, translating to MSRKDIIASAAAAAAALLATAGIIVTGARMPAAEAQHAAQRAMAQSAYMYVDFADDFQDPRQVALGWSGSGDGWRATRRPGDDGFMRAEGTSGASTGLLAAAGRAFLARNFTMYVDVRRSDLAAEAGLAWGSDGKVGWRATVRGNELLLVRADPGGEMAIARVPLPESSENLRLGVVSGLGSFSVTLGDGYVAQAPWERGDNPGRFGLWARGSAEFDDFALEARPLDPGTVAVAKTDLADNLNIYIGPADGGIGRFVTARSGNSYFPTWSPEGTRLAFQTDEDEGTTGLWMTSENGDDAHEVIAGPYFHPDWSPDGRSIAFDSTSSAAPNTGEGSQRDVFVAAPDGSGISNITNHPSDDFDPTWSPDGRRIAFCSDRDGSLDIFVANADGSEAVNITNSPGVPESDPAWSPDGAQIAFVAADGKGGRRELFVVGALGGESARIAGNPVADANAPAWSPDGGKIAFTEERSGDYDVVIVGADGSNPFRAFGTDTPEATAAWRPPAPEPEPQVAAASVWGYPGRTVAVPILARGIRGLRAATIDVAWDGEGAALARVAPGEVAQDEGWSFDTDIGAGSATIELKSGVGDAWRTSGALAELEFEIPAAARHGAEVAVTIRKVALDIAGIDTPRPRAWDGGIQVLIADHFAFAPVAERQIGGALPRRFEIALRALDEKGDICAAFVGPVRLESVAGRVESAETGSFVAGQWTGAVAVSGAADETSVLATHAESGATGHSGGFHLIPAGSVTGDDVVDATDLERAADIAVGALTPTEWQALAADVNGDGAVTAADVAAIGRIVRGGGGTKPNPGGGLQVSLRATRTNRQTVEATVTCQGAGGIAAAQVVLAHRSGVPAVTVHPGDLLGYGWKLRAKDAKDQTSLLAYAERGAGPAREGGVLAVVEFSGGQPQDIALRRVEAADAAGKVLPVAVEKTGD from the coding sequence GTGAGCCGCAAGGATATCATAGCATCGGCGGCGGCGGCCGCCGCCGCGCTCCTGGCGACAGCGGGCATTATCGTCACCGGAGCGCGCATGCCCGCCGCCGAAGCCCAGCACGCAGCCCAGAGGGCGATGGCGCAATCCGCGTACATGTACGTGGACTTCGCCGACGACTTTCAGGATCCGCGTCAGGTCGCCCTCGGCTGGTCCGGCTCCGGCGACGGGTGGCGAGCAACGCGGCGACCGGGTGACGACGGGTTCATGCGCGCCGAAGGTACGAGCGGCGCTTCGACCGGCCTGCTCGCGGCCGCGGGCAGAGCGTTCCTCGCCCGTAACTTCACGATGTACGTGGACGTGCGCCGGTCCGACCTTGCCGCCGAGGCCGGGCTGGCGTGGGGATCGGACGGTAAGGTCGGCTGGCGCGCCACGGTGCGCGGAAACGAGTTGCTTTTGGTTCGGGCGGACCCCGGCGGCGAGATGGCGATTGCCCGCGTCCCGCTTCCGGAATCCTCGGAGAACCTCCGACTGGGAGTCGTGTCCGGCCTGGGGAGCTTTTCCGTCACGCTGGGCGACGGCTACGTCGCGCAGGCGCCGTGGGAACGAGGGGATAATCCCGGCCGCTTCGGCTTGTGGGCGCGAGGCAGCGCGGAGTTCGACGACTTCGCGCTTGAGGCGCGGCCGCTCGATCCGGGCACGGTGGCGGTGGCGAAGACCGATCTCGCCGACAACCTCAACATCTACATCGGCCCGGCCGACGGCGGCATCGGCCGCTTCGTCACCGCGAGATCCGGCAACAGCTACTTCCCGACGTGGTCGCCTGAGGGGACCCGGCTTGCCTTCCAAACCGACGAGGACGAGGGGACAACGGGCCTGTGGATGACAAGCGAGAATGGGGACGACGCCCACGAGGTGATTGCCGGTCCGTACTTCCATCCCGACTGGTCGCCCGACGGTCGCTCAATCGCTTTCGACTCGACCTCCTCGGCTGCGCCGAATACCGGCGAAGGCAGTCAGCGAGACGTGTTCGTCGCGGCGCCCGACGGGTCAGGTATCAGCAACATCACAAATCATCCGAGCGATGATTTCGACCCGACGTGGTCGCCGGACGGCCGCAGGATCGCGTTCTGCTCGGATCGCGACGGAAGCCTCGACATCTTCGTCGCCAACGCCGATGGGAGCGAGGCGGTCAACATCACCAACAGCCCCGGCGTGCCGGAGTCGGACCCGGCGTGGTCGCCGGACGGCGCGCAAATCGCATTTGTCGCCGCCGACGGCAAGGGAGGGCGGCGGGAACTCTTCGTCGTGGGCGCGCTCGGGGGAGAGAGCGCGCGCATCGCGGGCAATCCGGTGGCGGACGCGAACGCTCCGGCCTGGTCGCCCGATGGCGGCAAGATCGCGTTCACGGAAGAGCGCAGCGGGGACTACGACGTTGTGATCGTCGGCGCGGACGGAAGCAACCCGTTTCGCGCGTTCGGCACGGACACGCCAGAGGCCACGGCAGCGTGGCGCCCGCCCGCACCGGAGCCGGAGCCGCAGGTCGCGGCGGCAAGCGTGTGGGGCTATCCGGGCAGGACTGTCGCCGTGCCCATTCTCGCCCGCGGCATTCGCGGCCTGCGCGCCGCGACGATTGATGTTGCATGGGACGGCGAGGGCGCGGCGCTGGCGCGCGTCGCGCCCGGCGAGGTCGCGCAAGACGAGGGCTGGAGCTTCGACACCGATATCGGCGCCGGGTCGGCGACGATCGAACTGAAGTCGGGGGTAGGCGATGCATGGCGGACATCGGGGGCGCTGGCGGAACTGGAGTTCGAGATTCCGGCCGCGGCGCGGCACGGGGCCGAGGTCGCGGTTACGATCCGGAAGGTCGCACTGGATATTGCCGGCATTGACACCCCTCGCCCGCGCGCGTGGGACGGCGGCATCCAGGTCCTGATCGCCGACCATTTCGCGTTCGCGCCGGTGGCGGAGCGCCAGATCGGCGGCGCGCTGCCGCGACGGTTTGAGATCGCACTGCGCGCGCTTGATGAGAAAGGCGATATCTGCGCGGCGTTCGTGGGACCGGTGCGACTCGAAAGCGTGGCGGGCCGCGTCGAGTCCGCGGAAACCGGTTCTTTCGTCGCAGGGCAGTGGACGGGCGCCGTCGCCGTCAGCGGCGCGGCGGATGAGACGTCCGTCCTCGCGACCCACGCGGAGAGCGGGGCGACGGGGCACAGCGGCGGTTTCCACCTGATACCGGCCGGAAGCGTCACGGGCGACGATGTCGTGGACGCGACGGACCTCGAGCGCGCGGCGGACATCGCCGTCGGCGCGCTGACCCCAACGGAATGGCAGGCGCTCGCCGCGGACGTGAATGGCGACGGCGCGGTGACCGCCGCGGATGTTGCGGCAATCGGGCGCATCGTCCGCGGCGGGGGCGGCACGAAACCGAACCCGGGCGGCGGCCTCCAGGTCTCGCTGCGCGCGACGCGAACGAACCGTCAGACCGTGGAGGCCACTGTGACCTGCCAAGGCGCGGGCGGGATCGCGGCGGCACAGGTCGTGCTGGCGCATCGGAGCGGCGTCCCCGCCGTGACCGTTCACCCGGGCGACCTTCTGGGATATGGCTGGAAGCTGCGAGCGAAGGACGCCAAGGACCAGACGTCTCTGCTGGCCTATGCGGAACGCGGGGCCGGCCCCGCTCGCGAAGGCGGCGTGCTGGCGGTGGTCGAGTTCAGCGGCGGCCAACCGCAGGACATCGCGCTGCGGCGAGTTGAGGCGGCCGATGCCGCCGGTAAAGTGCTGCCGGTCGCGGTCGAGAAGACAGGGGACTGA
- a CDS encoding Gfo/Idh/MocA family oxidoreductase, with protein sequence MIRVGIATGAGLAHGPSFASIINGGPGAPPEDMRADFAEVRVVAVWDKEPGVAEKLAADYGIERVAASPAELADIVDAVLVLDDGTMEHQRQAPLFLERGMPTFVDKPLSPDPREAAQLVGLAEEHGTPFMSCSSLRFTREQAEAQPRLDEIKPFLAACAVGPHDLIYYGIHPCELLQAVIGSGVVAVQNVGEEGRHIVRLFYDDDRSAVLQVFDDIGYVFHLSVYGKGGWVSFPVADGHYFYTETMRRFVGMCRGGEPPIAPQDTLEIIRTLWCARKSVQEGGRVVRLDEASG encoded by the coding sequence ATGATACGTGTTGGCATCGCAACCGGTGCCGGGCTCGCGCACGGGCCGTCGTTCGCCAGCATCATCAACGGCGGGCCGGGTGCCCCGCCGGAGGACATGCGTGCCGACTTTGCGGAGGTGCGCGTCGTCGCGGTATGGGACAAGGAGCCCGGCGTCGCCGAGAAGCTCGCGGCGGACTACGGCATCGAGCGCGTTGCGGCATCGCCGGCGGAACTGGCCGATATCGTTGACGCGGTGCTCGTGCTCGACGACGGCACGATGGAGCACCAGCGCCAGGCGCCCCTGTTTCTCGAACGCGGCATGCCGACGTTTGTGGATAAGCCGCTCAGCCCGGATCCCCGGGAAGCGGCACAGCTCGTGGGACTCGCCGAGGAACACGGCACGCCATTCATGTCGTGCTCGTCGCTGCGCTTCACGCGGGAACAGGCGGAGGCGCAGCCTCGGCTCGACGAGATCAAGCCTTTCCTGGCGGCATGTGCGGTGGGGCCGCACGATCTGATCTACTACGGCATCCACCCCTGCGAGCTGCTTCAGGCGGTCATCGGGTCCGGCGTGGTGGCGGTCCAGAACGTCGGCGAGGAGGGCCGCCACATCGTTCGGTTGTTCTACGATGATGACCGCTCCGCCGTGCTCCAGGTTTTCGATGATATCGGCTACGTGTTCCACCTCAGCGTGTACGGCAAAGGGGGGTGGGTGAGCTTCCCGGTGGCGGACGGCCACTACTTCTACACCGAGACGATGCGGCGGTTCGTCGGCATGTGCCGGGGCGGCGAGCCGCCGATCGCTCCGCAGGACACGCTGGAGATCATCCGGACGCTGTGGTGCGCGCGGAAGTCGGTGCAGGAGGGCGGGCGCGTCGTGCGACTGGATGAGGCGAGCGGCTAG
- a CDS encoding MoaD/ThiS family protein encodes MEQLPLKVKVITFGEFRRVAGAGEREIELSAHARVADVARAVGIEEATGALAVLNGKTAHPDAEVEDGDEVAFFPRVAGGAV; translated from the coding sequence ATGGAACAACTCCCGCTTAAGGTCAAGGTCATAACCTTCGGCGAGTTCCGCCGCGTCGCCGGCGCGGGGGAACGGGAGATCGAACTCTCCGCGCACGCTCGCGTCGCCGATGTCGCCCGCGCAGTGGGGATAGAAGAAGCGACGGGCGCCCTGGCCGTGCTCAACGGCAAGACGGCGCATCCCGACGCGGAGGTCGAGGACGGCGACGAAGTTGCGTTCTTCCCGCGCGTGGCGGGCGGCGCTGTGTAA